Proteins encoded by one window of Ramlibacter tataouinensis:
- a CDS encoding response regulator: protein MSANPPFRLLVVDDHTLFRRGLVALLASQPGVQVAGEAGDAGQAVREAQRLQPDVILLDNHLPGVTGIQALAGLREACPQAVVLMLTVSEDELDVQAALRNGAQGYLLKTIDGEDLVAAIRRAMGGETVVSPELTPRLLAALRQPAVAAPADPLAVLSAREQEVLQEIARGASNKEIARSLSIAETTVKIHVQNILRKLGLSSRVQAAVFASRLQ from the coding sequence ATGAGCGCCAACCCGCCGTTCCGCCTGCTGGTGGTCGATGACCACACCCTGTTCCGGCGCGGCCTGGTGGCGCTGCTGGCCAGTCAGCCCGGCGTGCAGGTGGCCGGCGAGGCGGGCGACGCCGGCCAGGCCGTGCGCGAGGCGCAGCGGCTGCAGCCCGACGTGATCCTGCTGGACAACCACCTGCCCGGCGTCACCGGCATCCAGGCGCTGGCCGGCCTGCGCGAGGCCTGCCCGCAGGCCGTGGTGCTGATGCTCACCGTCAGCGAGGACGAGCTGGACGTGCAGGCCGCGCTGCGCAACGGCGCCCAGGGCTACCTGCTCAAGACCATCGACGGCGAGGACCTGGTGGCCGCCATCCGGCGCGCCATGGGCGGCGAGACCGTGGTCAGCCCGGAGCTCACGCCGCGGCTGCTGGCGGCGCTGCGGCAACCGGCCGTGGCCGCGCCGGCCGACCCGCTGGCGGTGCTGTCGGCGCGCGAGCAGGAGGTGCTGCAGGAGATCGCGCGCGGCGCCAGCAACAAGGAGATCGCACGCAGCCTGTCGATCGCCGAGACCACGGTCAAGATCCACGTGCAGAACATCCTGCGCAAGCTCGGGCTCAGCTCGCGGGTGCAGGCGGCCGTGTTCGCCAGCCGGCTGCAGTAG
- a CDS encoding respiratory nitrate reductase subunit gamma, giving the protein MLLHRRLGDPRIRATSRTGDIVLLGLRWLQFALGLATIPLSTQHLDGGMMMVRQGLLPGTVVLQSPALTDAEQSVIEAMVEAEVPTRQPTEEEACRYYEGHGERFVGDAQACCATSCSP; this is encoded by the coding sequence ATGCTGCTGCACCGCCGGCTGGGGGATCCGCGCATCCGCGCGACCTCGCGCACCGGCGACATCGTGCTGCTGGGGCTGCGGTGGCTGCAGTTCGCCCTCGGCCTGGCCACCATCCCGCTGTCGACCCAGCACCTGGACGGCGGCATGATGATGGTGCGCCAGGGCCTGCTGCCCGGCACCGTGGTGCTGCAGTCCCCGGCCCTGACCGATGCCGAGCAGTCGGTGATCGAGGCGATGGTGGAAGCCGAAGTGCCCACGCGCCAGCCCACCGAAGAAGAGGCGTGCCGCTACTACGAGGGCCACGGCGAGCGCTTCGTCGGGGACGCCCAGGCCTGCTGCGCCACATCCTGTTCGCCGTGA
- a CDS encoding acyltransferase, whose translation MRKLAQALRGAFAFVLVSANTLFWCLVLFALALVKLALPFEPVRRRLDPLLNAVATAWIACNTGWMRLTQPTRWQVQGGEGLKPGGWYLVNANHQSWVDIFVLQRVLGRRIPLLKFFLKQELIYVPVIGLAWWALDFPFMRRHGKSALRANPALRRQDAETTRRACEKFALAPTSVTNFAEGTRFTAAKHRGQRSPYQHLLKPKAGALAFALGALGTRFRSLVDVTIVYPAGAPTFWDFLCGRVPQVRVHIRELAIPEVFCSGDYEGDPALRSSFHQWLDQLWQDKDRQIAQMRGEADTIWRKPGATSGPG comes from the coding sequence TTGCGCAAGCTGGCGCAGGCGCTGCGCGGCGCCTTCGCGTTCGTGCTGGTCTCGGCCAACACCCTGTTCTGGTGCCTGGTGCTGTTCGCGCTGGCGCTGGTGAAGCTGGCCCTGCCCTTCGAGCCGGTGCGCCGCCGCCTCGATCCGCTGCTCAATGCGGTGGCCACCGCCTGGATCGCCTGCAACACCGGCTGGATGCGGCTGACGCAGCCCACCCGCTGGCAGGTGCAGGGCGGCGAGGGCCTCAAGCCCGGCGGCTGGTACCTGGTCAACGCCAACCACCAGAGCTGGGTCGACATCTTCGTGCTGCAGCGCGTCCTGGGCCGGCGCATCCCGCTGCTGAAGTTCTTCCTGAAGCAGGAACTGATCTACGTGCCGGTGATCGGGCTGGCCTGGTGGGCGCTGGACTTTCCGTTCATGCGGCGCCACGGCAAGTCGGCGCTGCGGGCCAACCCGGCGCTGCGCCGGCAGGATGCCGAGACCACCCGCCGCGCCTGCGAGAAGTTCGCGCTGGCGCCCACCAGCGTCACCAACTTCGCGGAAGGCACGCGCTTCACCGCCGCCAAGCACCGCGGCCAGCGCTCGCCCTACCAGCACCTGCTCAAGCCCAAGGCCGGCGCGCTGGCCTTCGCGCTGGGCGCCCTGGGCACGCGCTTTCGCAGCCTGGTGGACGTGACCATCGTCTACCCGGCCGGTGCGCCCACGTTCTGGGATTTCCTGTGCGGCCGGGTGCCGCAGGTCCGGGTCCACATCCGCGAGCTGGCCATCCCCGAGGTGTTCTGCAGCGGCGACTACGAGGGCGACCCGGCGCTGCGCTCGTCGTTCCACCAGTGGCTGGACCAGCTGTGGCAGGACAAGGACCGGCAGATCGCGCAGATGCGTGGCGAGGCCGACACGATCTGGCGCAAACCCGGCGCGACCTCCGGGCCGGGGTGA
- a CDS encoding 3-oxoacyl-ACP synthase III family protein has protein sequence MIFQSVAASFPGRRASNDDVVDLVRHHSTGFEGDLEKMLRVVKTLLDRSGIVHRHWREPGERPIDHLATAVQEALEPSGLRPKEVDLLVYVGIGGGFREPGNSYMVAQALGLHRAQCFDIIDACMSWTRALSVVDSLFKAGGYRNALVVNAEFNMTEGTAGCPENYRVRNLDELGYLMPSYTIGEAATATLLLPDQPDNFQITFRTRPDLADLCMIPTAGYEGYCQLTEAVAALGEGRFNARGTELHDHMAKEMPLLIQSAGDYPARADVVFTHASSTPAWDNVGRQHGFAEKIFHAYPQTGNVVSASIPAAMALARKAGKLSRGDKVMCLMGSAGMSFALSRFVF, from the coding sequence ATGATTTTTCAATCCGTCGCCGCCAGCTTCCCGGGCCGGCGCGCCAGCAACGACGACGTGGTGGACCTCGTCCGCCATCACTCCACCGGCTTCGAGGGCGACCTCGAGAAGATGCTGCGGGTCGTCAAGACCCTGCTCGACCGCAGCGGCATCGTCCACCGCCATTGGCGCGAACCCGGTGAACGGCCGATCGACCACCTGGCGACCGCGGTGCAGGAGGCGCTGGAGCCCTCGGGCCTGCGGCCCAAGGAGGTCGACCTGCTGGTGTACGTCGGCATCGGCGGGGGCTTTCGCGAACCCGGCAACTCGTACATGGTGGCCCAGGCGCTCGGGCTGCACCGGGCCCAGTGCTTCGACATCATCGATGCCTGCATGAGCTGGACCCGCGCCCTGTCCGTCGTGGACAGCCTGTTCAAGGCCGGCGGCTACCGCAATGCGCTGGTGGTGAACGCGGAGTTCAACATGACCGAGGGCACGGCCGGCTGCCCCGAGAACTACCGGGTGCGCAACCTCGACGAGCTGGGCTACCTGATGCCCTCGTACACCATCGGCGAGGCCGCCACCGCCACCCTGCTGCTGCCGGACCAGCCGGACAACTTCCAGATCACCTTTCGCACCCGGCCCGACCTGGCGGACCTGTGCATGATCCCGACGGCCGGCTACGAAGGCTATTGCCAGCTCACCGAGGCCGTCGCGGCGCTCGGCGAAGGGCGCTTCAACGCCCGTGGCACGGAATTGCACGACCACATGGCCAAGGAGATGCCGCTGCTGATCCAGAGCGCCGGCGACTACCCGGCCCGGGCCGACGTCGTGTTCACCCATGCCTCGTCGACGCCGGCCTGGGACAACGTGGGCCGGCAGCACGGCTTCGCCGAGAAGATCTTCCATGCCTACCCGCAGACCGGCAACGTCGTCTCGGCTTCGATCCCGGCCGCCATGGCGCTGGCCCGCAAGGCCGGCAAGCTGTCCAGGGGCGACAAGGTGATGTGCCTGATGGGCAGCGCCGGCATGTCGTTCGCCCTCAGCCGCTTCGTGTTCTGA
- a CDS encoding ATP-binding response regulator — MLKDLLRRFDAALRESTTASARSMVVAAGVGAAVFTGYGILWLHVTPVEHESLGLRAIAVLLCLAVFLSPHWPRRLQPLLPWVWFAGVMYTLPFYATYQLLGSNYSVLRSMLEVTMVFFVIVVFPHYLLALANIALGIGLGVLAGWLTIPGFGALNHAIVKSVHIQALVYTATAGLLFMRSNLAGMLARQRIDTLKDLAGSIAHELRNPLGQLRQRLETVNRRLPRPAADRPGASLSADDLNALHEELAEGRFAIERGLQMIAMTLDEIHAKPLDNSSLRYLSAECTTRKALDRFGYDSADHRARVELHVAQDFVFKVDETRYVFVLFNLLKNALYYFASHPQARVRVVVDRHCVTFEDTGPGMKPEVLARAFESFHTSGKAGGTGLGLSFCRRTMQAFGGDIGCESELGRFTRFSLYFPAVPAAEIAAHEAQVLERARLAFAGKRVLVVDDVPALRETTRALLAPLDVQIEEAGNGQQALERLARSPVDAIVLDLAMPVLDGYGTAESIRSGRIPGLARVPIVALTAEPAAVALAKLERVAVDAVVGKPCSQVQLLEALCRAHEHAREADERDRAAAGLAGKTILVADDDAFSRRYLRVLLEQHGIEVAEAEDGAAALRRLQAAPVDAVVTDLHMPALDGIGLAQAVRDSDLARKPVLIALSARDDAAAVEKARAAGISDFVSKPAQPGDLLAKLARHLGAGSRAAVSAAAGRPPVPDLREEQLLNASRLESLRRVGMLEDDVPQAIQASRILIDELQEPLAQQDFEATRELLHSLVGICGNAGLHKLHQETRSLYAQLVENRQWPGPGWHDKLVHLHARTQQAFRAGYRPAAEQLSG, encoded by the coding sequence ATGCTGAAGGACCTGTTGCGCCGGTTCGATGCCGCCCTGCGGGAGAGCACGACCGCGTCGGCCCGCAGCATGGTGGTGGCGGCCGGCGTCGGCGCGGCCGTCTTCACCGGCTACGGCATCCTGTGGCTGCACGTCACGCCGGTCGAGCACGAGAGCCTGGGGCTGCGCGCCATCGCGGTGCTGCTGTGCCTGGCCGTGTTCCTGAGCCCGCACTGGCCGCGCCGGCTCCAGCCGCTGCTGCCGTGGGTCTGGTTCGCCGGCGTGATGTACACGCTGCCGTTCTATGCCACCTACCAGCTGCTGGGGAGCAACTACTCGGTGCTGCGCTCGATGCTGGAAGTCACGATGGTGTTCTTCGTCATCGTGGTCTTCCCGCACTACCTGCTCGCGCTCGCCAACATTGCCCTCGGGATCGGCCTGGGGGTGCTGGCCGGCTGGCTCACGATCCCCGGCTTCGGCGCGCTCAACCACGCCATCGTCAAGTCGGTCCACATCCAGGCGCTGGTCTATACCGCCACCGCCGGGCTGCTGTTCATGCGCAGCAACCTGGCGGGCATGCTGGCGCGGCAGCGGATCGACACGCTGAAGGACCTGGCCGGCTCGATCGCCCACGAGCTGCGCAACCCGCTGGGCCAGTTGCGCCAGCGGCTGGAGACCGTCAACCGGAGGCTGCCCCGGCCGGCCGCGGACCGCCCCGGCGCCAGCCTGTCGGCCGATGACCTGAACGCCCTGCACGAGGAGCTGGCCGAAGGCCGCTTCGCGATCGAGCGCGGCCTGCAGATGATCGCCATGACGCTGGACGAGATCCATGCCAAGCCGCTGGACAACTCGAGCCTGCGCTACCTGTCGGCCGAGTGCACCACCCGCAAGGCCCTGGACCGGTTCGGCTACGACAGCGCCGACCATCGCGCCCGCGTCGAGCTGCACGTGGCGCAGGACTTCGTGTTCAAGGTCGACGAGACACGCTATGTGTTCGTGCTGTTCAACCTGCTGAAGAACGCGCTCTACTACTTCGCCAGCCATCCGCAGGCCCGCGTCCGGGTGGTCGTGGACCGCCACTGCGTCACCTTCGAAGACACCGGCCCGGGCATGAAGCCGGAGGTGCTGGCCCGCGCGTTCGAGTCGTTCCACACCTCGGGCAAGGCCGGCGGGACCGGACTGGGGCTGTCGTTCTGCAGGCGCACCATGCAGGCGTTCGGGGGCGACATCGGCTGCGAGTCGGAGCTGGGCCGGTTCACCCGCTTCAGCCTGTACTTCCCGGCCGTTCCCGCCGCGGAGATCGCCGCGCACGAAGCGCAGGTGCTGGAGCGGGCCCGGCTCGCCTTCGCCGGCAAGCGGGTGCTGGTGGTGGACGATGTCCCGGCGCTGCGCGAGACCACGCGCGCGCTGCTGGCGCCGCTGGACGTGCAGATCGAGGAGGCCGGGAACGGGCAGCAGGCCCTGGAGAGGCTGGCGCGCAGCCCGGTCGATGCGATCGTCCTCGACCTGGCCATGCCCGTGCTGGACGGCTACGGCACGGCCGAGAGCATCCGCTCCGGGCGCATTCCCGGCCTGGCACGGGTGCCGATCGTCGCCCTCACCGCCGAACCCGCGGCGGTGGCGCTGGCCAAGCTGGAGCGGGTCGCCGTGGACGCAGTGGTCGGCAAGCCGTGTTCCCAGGTGCAGCTGCTCGAAGCCCTCTGCCGGGCCCACGAGCACGCCCGCGAGGCCGACGAGCGCGACCGGGCCGCCGCCGGCCTGGCCGGCAAGACGATCCTGGTGGCCGACGATGACGCCTTCAGCCGCCGCTACCTGCGCGTCCTGCTGGAGCAGCACGGCATCGAGGTGGCGGAAGCCGAAGATGGCGCCGCCGCCTTGCGCAGGCTGCAAGCCGCGCCGGTGGACGCGGTGGTGACGGACCTGCACATGCCGGCGCTCGACGGCATCGGGCTGGCCCAGGCCGTGCGCGACTCGGATCTCGCCCGCAAGCCGGTGCTGATCGCGCTGAGCGCCCGCGACGACGCCGCGGCGGTCGAAAAGGCCCGCGCGGCAGGCATCAGCGACTTCGTCTCCAAGCCGGCCCAGCCGGGCGACCTGCTCGCCAAGCTGGCCCGGCACCTGGGCGCCGGCAGCCGCGCGGCCGTTTCTGCGGCCGCTGGCCGCCCGCCCGTGCCCGACCTGCGCGAGGAACAGCTGCTCAACGCCAGCCGGCTGGAAAGCCTGCGCCGCGTCGGCATGCTCGAGGACGATGTTCCGCAGGCGATCCAGGCGTCGCGGATCCTGATCGACGAGCTCCAGGAGCCGCTGGCGCAACAGGACTTCGAAGCCACGCGCGAGCTGCTGCATTCGCTGGTCGGGATCTGCGGCAACGCCGGCTTGCACAAGCTGCACCAGGAGACGCGATCGCTGTACGCGCAGCTGGTCGAGAACAGGCAATGGCCCGGGCCGGGCTGGCACGACAAGCTCGTCCACCTGCACGCGCGGACGCAACAGGCGTTCCGTGCCGGCTATCGCCCGGCCGCGGAGCAGCTGTCCGGCTGA
- a CDS encoding acetoacetate--CoA ligase, producing the protein MALSHQPSPPREDAPSLLWAPGPAQVQASRLAGYQRWLSERHGLAFDSYQALWLWSVDQLEPFWRSIWDFFEVQANGSPEPVLGRRTLPGAQWFPNARLNYAEHIFRQAAADRPALIARDEQSALREVSWEELRRLTGAFAATLKARGVRPGDRVASYLPSRVETVAAMLACASMGAIWSSCAPDMGPSVLLDRWTQIEPSVLLAADSYSYNGKVHDRAATVAQLLDQLPSVHTVVHVPGPLAPGRATGWHDALAWAEAVAGPAELRFERLPFEHPLWIVYSSGTTGLPKAMVHGHGGIVLTHLKTQALQHDVRPGDRILFLGGTGWIVWNLQLGALLAGASIVLYDGNPAWPDGEALWRFMDEQGVTLFGCGAAFLVNCMKQGLRPRDFARLARLRAINATGSPLPQDAYRWVYEAVKPDVWLASISGGTDIASGFVACAPSLPVFAGEIQCPELGVAVYAYDEAGRPVHDEVGELVVTQPMPSMPLFFWNDPDGQRYRDSYFDTWPGVWRHGDWIRFTPRGTAVIYGRSDSTINRGGIRMGTAEIYRVVEALPQVRDSLVVDLEYLGRPSALLLFVVLAPGASLDDALRNELLARIRSAASPRHVPDAVYQVDDVPRTLTGKKMEVPVRKLLLGAPADKVASRDAMANPDSLDFFLRLAAQRAPGGR; encoded by the coding sequence ATGGCCCTGTCGCACCAGCCAAGCCCGCCGCGCGAGGACGCGCCCTCCCTGCTGTGGGCCCCGGGCCCGGCGCAGGTCCAGGCCTCGCGGCTGGCGGGCTACCAGCGCTGGCTGTCCGAACGCCACGGACTGGCCTTCGATTCGTACCAGGCGCTGTGGCTGTGGTCGGTCGACCAGCTGGAGCCCTTCTGGCGCAGCATCTGGGACTTCTTCGAGGTGCAGGCCAACGGCTCGCCCGAACCGGTGCTGGGCCGGCGCACCCTGCCGGGGGCCCAGTGGTTTCCCAACGCCCGCCTGAACTACGCCGAGCACATCTTCCGCCAGGCAGCGGCCGATCGCCCGGCGCTGATCGCGCGCGACGAGCAAAGCGCGCTGCGCGAGGTGTCGTGGGAAGAGCTGCGCCGCCTCACCGGCGCCTTCGCGGCCACCCTGAAGGCGCGCGGCGTGCGACCCGGCGACCGGGTGGCCTCCTACCTGCCCAGCCGGGTCGAGACGGTCGCCGCGATGCTGGCCTGCGCCAGCATGGGCGCGATCTGGTCGAGCTGCGCGCCGGACATGGGTCCGTCGGTGCTGCTGGACCGCTGGACGCAGATCGAGCCGTCGGTGCTGCTCGCCGCCGACAGCTACAGCTACAACGGCAAGGTGCACGATCGCGCCGCGACGGTGGCGCAGTTGCTCGACCAGCTGCCCAGCGTGCACACCGTGGTCCACGTGCCGGGGCCGCTGGCGCCCGGGCGCGCTACCGGCTGGCACGACGCGCTGGCCTGGGCCGAGGCGGTCGCCGGCCCGGCCGAACTGCGCTTCGAGCGCCTGCCGTTCGAGCACCCGCTGTGGATCGTGTACTCCTCCGGCACCACCGGCCTTCCCAAGGCCATGGTGCATGGCCATGGCGGCATCGTGCTGACGCACCTGAAGACCCAGGCGCTGCAGCACGACGTGCGGCCGGGCGACCGCATCCTGTTCCTCGGCGGCACCGGCTGGATCGTCTGGAACCTGCAGCTCGGCGCCCTGCTCGCCGGCGCCAGCATCGTGCTGTACGACGGCAACCCGGCCTGGCCCGACGGCGAGGCGCTGTGGCGCTTCATGGACGAACAGGGCGTCACGCTGTTCGGCTGCGGCGCGGCGTTCCTGGTGAACTGCATGAAGCAGGGCCTGCGCCCGCGCGACTTCGCCCGGCTGGCGCGGCTGCGCGCCATCAACGCCACCGGCTCGCCGCTGCCGCAGGACGCCTACCGCTGGGTGTACGAGGCGGTCAAGCCGGATGTCTGGCTGGCCTCGATCAGCGGCGGCACCGACATCGCCTCCGGCTTCGTGGCCTGCGCGCCGTCGCTGCCCGTGTTCGCCGGCGAGATCCAGTGCCCCGAGCTGGGGGTGGCGGTGTACGCCTACGACGAGGCCGGCCGGCCGGTGCACGACGAGGTCGGCGAACTGGTCGTCACCCAGCCCATGCCGTCGATGCCGCTGTTCTTCTGGAACGATCCGGATGGCCAGCGCTACCGCGACAGCTACTTCGACACCTGGCCCGGGGTCTGGCGCCACGGTGACTGGATCCGCTTCACGCCGCGCGGCACGGCCGTGATCTACGGCCGCTCGGACAGCACCATCAACCGCGGCGGCATCCGCATGGGCACGGCGGAGATCTACCGCGTGGTCGAGGCGCTGCCGCAGGTGCGCGACAGCCTGGTGGTGGACCTGGAGTACCTGGGCCGCCCCTCGGCCCTGCTGCTGTTCGTGGTGCTGGCACCCGGTGCGTCACTGGACGACGCCCTGCGCAACGAGCTGCTCGCCCGCATCCGCAGCGCCGCCTCGCCGCGGCACGTGCCGGATGCGGTGTACCAGGTGGACGACGTGCCGCGCACGCTCACCGGCAAGAAGATGGAAGTGCCGGTGCGCAAGCTGCTGCTGGGCGCGCCGGCCGACAAGGTGGCCAGCCGCGACGCCATGGCCAACCCCGACAGCCTGGACTTCTTCCTGCGCCTGGCCGCGCAGCGCGCTCCGGGCGGGCGCTGA
- a CDS encoding DUF2231 domain-containing protein, with amino-acid sequence MRTPAQIAGHPIHPMLVSIPIGLWIFSLVCDFLALRSGALASWQTASLYAMVGGIIGALAAAIPGLVDLMSLRDKPIFSTALTHMGLNLAIVVLYVVNAWLRMAEAATAGTPLVLSLVAIAMLLVSGWLGGKMVYEAGVGVHAEEMAASATPAGGWRQAGGASASRAGWTPTAANPDRAMASDSSRPRDTGRAERPGAENLGK; translated from the coding sequence ATGCGCACACCTGCCCAGATAGCCGGACATCCGATCCACCCGATGCTGGTGTCCATCCCGATCGGCTTGTGGATCTTCTCCCTGGTCTGCGACTTCTTGGCCTTGCGTTCGGGAGCGCTGGCGAGCTGGCAGACCGCTTCGCTGTACGCGATGGTCGGCGGCATCATCGGTGCGCTGGCGGCGGCCATCCCGGGCCTGGTCGATCTCATGTCGCTGCGCGACAAGCCCATCTTCTCCACCGCGCTCACCCACATGGGCCTGAACCTTGCGATCGTGGTCCTGTATGTCGTCAATGCCTGGTTGCGCATGGCCGAAGCAGCGACCGCCGGCACGCCGCTGGTCCTGTCGCTGGTCGCCATCGCGATGCTGCTGGTGTCCGGCTGGCTGGGCGGCAAGATGGTGTACGAGGCCGGCGTCGGCGTGCACGCGGAGGAAATGGCGGCGAGCGCCACCCCGGCTGGCGGCTGGCGGCAGGCGGGCGGCGCCAGCGCGTCGCGCGCGGGCTGGACGCCGACAGCAGCCAATCCGGACCGCGCCATGGCCAGCGATTCCTCGCGCCCGCGGGACACCGGGCGCGCCGAGCGGCCCGGCGCGGAAAACCTGGGCAAGTAA
- a CDS encoding LysR substrate-binding domain-containing protein → MNFNFTWLEDFLALAATGNFSRAAQERHSSQPAFSRRVRALEEWLGAPLVDRSTQPARLTEAGEWFRGVAQDLVARAARLPGEARQVAQARSATLRIASTHALSFTFLPRWLRSLEARLALGPVELASDVLARCEAQMQEGKVHFVLAHAHPGARGPLDSHAYRCARIGGDQLVPVSRPGAEGGPLHRLENGPAQASVPLLAYTDESGMGRVVRSVLGGRLEVMASHVVFSAHLASVLRSMALDGRGIAWLPRTLVEEDLAAGRLVAAAAEGPWAVDLEIRLYRQRDAAGRAAEAFWEAAVPSESAGP, encoded by the coding sequence ATGAACTTCAACTTCACCTGGCTCGAGGACTTCCTGGCGCTGGCCGCCACGGGCAACTTCTCGCGGGCCGCGCAGGAGCGGCACAGCTCGCAACCGGCCTTCAGCCGGCGCGTGCGGGCGCTGGAGGAATGGCTCGGCGCGCCGCTGGTGGACCGCAGCACCCAGCCGGCCCGGCTGACCGAGGCCGGCGAATGGTTCCGGGGCGTGGCCCAGGACCTGGTGGCCCGGGCCGCCCGGCTGCCGGGCGAGGCCCGGCAGGTGGCGCAGGCGCGCTCGGCCACCCTGCGCATCGCCAGCACGCACGCGCTGTCGTTCACCTTCCTGCCGCGCTGGCTGCGCAGCCTGGAGGCCCGGCTCGCGCTGGGCCCGGTCGAACTGGCCTCCGACGTGCTGGCGCGCTGCGAAGCGCAGATGCAGGAGGGCAAGGTCCACTTCGTGCTGGCCCATGCCCACCCGGGTGCGCGCGGCCCGCTCGACTCGCACGCCTACCGGTGCGCCCGCATCGGCGGCGATCAACTGGTTCCGGTGTCCAGGCCGGGGGCCGAGGGCGGCCCGCTGCACCGGCTGGAGAACGGGCCGGCGCAGGCGAGCGTGCCGCTGCTCGCCTACACCGACGAATCGGGCATGGGCCGGGTCGTGCGTTCGGTGCTGGGCGGCCGGCTGGAGGTCATGGCCTCGCACGTCGTCTTCAGCGCCCACCTGGCTTCCGTGCTGCGGTCGATGGCGCTGGACGGCCGCGGCATCGCCTGGCTGCCCCGCACGCTGGTCGAGGAGGACCTTGCCGCGGGCCGGCTGGTGGCCGCGGCGGCGGAGGGGCCCTGGGCGGTGGACCTGGAGATCCGCCTCTATCGCCAGCGCGACGCGGCGGGCCGCGCAGCCGAGGCGTTCTGGGAGGCGGCGGTGCCCAGCGAGTCCGCCGGCCCCTAG
- a CDS encoding mandelate racemase/muconate lactonizing enzyme family protein — protein sequence MKIVEIREKTVPISSSIRNAYIDFSKMNLSLVAVVTDEIRDGKPVIGYGFNSNGRYGQGTLMRERFIPRILQADPASLVDDGGDNLDPHRIWAAMFQNEKPGGHGERSVAIGTIDMAVWDAVAKIEGKPLFQLLADRYGDGKPDRKVFVYAAGGYYYPGQDLRKLQDEMRSYLDRGYTVVKKKIGGASLDEDLRRIDAVMEVLQDGQKLCVDANGRFDLDTAIAYAKALSRYDLFWYEEAGDPLDFELQATLRNYYANPMATGENLFSMQDARNLIRYGGMRPDRDWLQFDCALSYGLVEYLRTLEMLEQHGWSARRCIPHGGHQMSLNIAAGLGLGGNESYPDLFQPYGGFPDGVKVEDSHVTLPELPGIGFEGKSDLYREMKALAG from the coding sequence ATGAAGATCGTCGAAATCCGTGAAAAGACCGTCCCCATCAGCTCGTCGATCCGCAATGCGTACATCGACTTTAGCAAGATGAACCTGAGCCTCGTGGCGGTCGTCACCGACGAGATCCGCGACGGCAAGCCGGTGATCGGCTACGGCTTCAACTCCAACGGCCGCTACGGCCAGGGCACCCTGATGCGCGAGCGCTTCATCCCGCGCATCCTGCAGGCCGACCCCGCCTCGCTGGTCGACGACGGCGGCGACAACCTCGATCCGCACCGGATCTGGGCCGCGATGTTCCAGAACGAGAAGCCGGGCGGCCACGGCGAGCGCTCGGTGGCGATCGGCACCATCGACATGGCGGTCTGGGATGCGGTGGCCAAGATCGAAGGCAAGCCGCTGTTCCAGTTGCTGGCCGACCGCTACGGCGACGGCAAGCCCGACCGCAAGGTCTTCGTCTACGCTGCCGGCGGCTACTACTACCCGGGCCAGGACCTGCGCAAGCTGCAGGACGAGATGCGCAGCTACCTCGACCGCGGCTACACGGTGGTCAAGAAGAAGATCGGCGGCGCCTCGCTCGACGAGGACCTGCGGCGCATCGACGCGGTCATGGAGGTGCTGCAGGACGGCCAGAAGCTGTGCGTGGACGCCAACGGCCGCTTCGACCTGGACACCGCCATCGCCTATGCCAAGGCGCTGTCGCGCTACGACCTGTTCTGGTACGAGGAGGCGGGCGATCCGCTCGACTTCGAGCTGCAGGCCACCCTGCGCAACTACTACGCCAACCCGATGGCGACCGGCGAGAACCTGTTCTCCATGCAGGACGCCCGCAACCTGATCCGCTACGGCGGCATGCGCCCGGACCGCGACTGGCTGCAGTTCGACTGCGCCCTGAGCTACGGCCTGGTGGAGTACCTGCGCACGCTGGAGATGCTCGAGCAGCACGGCTGGTCGGCCCGCCGCTGCATCCCGCACGGCGGCCACCAGATGTCGCTGAACATCGCAGCCGGCCTGGGCCTGGGCGGCAACGAGTCCTATCCCGACCTGTTCCAGCCCTATGGCGGCTTTCCCGACGGCGTGAAGGTCGAGGACAGCCACGTCACCCTGCCCGAGCTGCCCGGCATCGGCTTCGAGGGCAAGTCGGACCTGTACCGGGAGATGAAGGCGCTGGCGGGCTGA